DNA from Actinoplanes sp. SE50/110:
CGTTCGTCTCGTCGATCGACGGCGACAACCCGACCCTGGACGCGCTGAGCACCGGTGGCCTGGCCGCCTCCGCGGTCGGCAACCACGAGTTCGACAAGGGCATCGCCGACCTGACCGGGCACGTGCAGAGCCGGGCCAAGTTCCCGTACCTGGGCGCGAACGTCTACGTCGACGGCAAGCGCGCGCTCCCGGCCTACTCGGTGCAGACCGTGGGCGGGGTCCGGGTCGGCTACATCGGTGTGGTCACCGGCGAGACCAAGTCGCTGGTCAGCCCGGACGGCATCAAGGGCGTGGAGTTCCACGACCCGGTCGCCGAGGCGAACCAGGTCGCGGCCGAGCTCTCCGACGGCAACGAGGCCAACGGGGAGGCCGACGTGGTCGTGCTGCTCACCCACGAGGGCGCCGCGACCGCGAACATCTCCAGCGCCGAGGCCCTGCAGAACGACCCGGTCTTCGGCCCGTTCACCAAGGCCGGCCCGGACATCGACGTGATCTTCAGCGGTCACACCCACCAGCCGTACGCGTTCGAGATCCCGATCCCGGGCACCGACCGGCTGCGTCCGGTGATCCAGGCCGAGGACTACGGCGTCAAGCTGGGCCGGGCGAAGCTGACCTACGACCCGGTCACCAGGTCGGTCACCGCGTCGACCGCCGAGCTGCTGCCGGTCACCGGCTACCCGGAGAACGCGGACGTCGCCGCGATCGTGACGGCGGCCAAGGCCAACTCCGCGGAGCTCGGCAAGAAGGTGCTCGGCAAGATCACCGGCGACATCAAGCGGGCGGTCTCCAGCACCGGGTCCGAGGACCGCGGCGCCGAGTCGGACATGGGCAAGCTCATCGCCGACGTGCAGCTCGACCAGACCAGGGACGCCGGTCGCGGCGGCGCGCAGATCGCCGTGATGAACCCGGGCGGGCTCCGCAACGACCTGCTGTACGGCGCGGACGGCACGGTCACCTACGCCCAGGCGTACGCGGTGCAGCCGTTCGCGAACGACGTGGTCACCAAGACGCTGACCGGCGCGCAGCTCAAGACGGCGCTGGAGCAGCAGTGGCAGCCGGACACCGCGTCGCGTCCGGTCCTCTGGCTGGGCGTCTCGAAGGGCTTCACCTACCAGTACGACCCGACCCTGCCGAAGGGTTCGCGGATCATCGCCTCGTCGATGAAGCTGAACGGGGTCACCATCGACCCGGCCGGCTCGTACCGGGTGACGATGAACTCGTTCCTGGCCTCCGGTGGCGACAACTTCACCGTGCTGGGCGAGAACAACCCGAGTCGGACCACCACCGGCGACAACGACCTGACCATGCTGGTCAACTACTTCGCCCAGCACTCGCCGGTCAGCCCGGACCCGACCCCGCGGTCGGTGAAGTTCACCGACGGCACGGCGCCGACCGGGGCGTACGCGGTGAACGCGGCCGCGATCTGGACCGGGCAGACGGTCACCCTGACCCAGTCCTCGCTGGCCGACGACAAGTCCGCCGCCGCGAAGATCAAGCAGGTGGTCAACTGGGGTGACGGCAGCGCCGCCGAGACCCTGGAGGCCGGCGCCAAGTCCGCCACGCACAAGTACGCGACGGCGGGCAGCTTCACCATCCAGGTCACGATCACCGACGAGGCCGGCAACGCGGCCACCGTCGCCGGCGGCACGGTCACGGTCGCCGCGCAGGCCGGCCAGTTCAAGCTGGACCGCGCCTCGATCTGGACGACCCAGGCGGTCACCCTGACCGGCAGTGTCGTCACCGCCGACTCGGTCAACATCGGTTGGGGCGACGGGACCACCGGCTCGGCCTCGGCCGACATCGCGGTGGCGCACGCGTACACCAAGGCCGGTAAATACACGGTCACGGTGACGCCGGTGAACAAGCTCGGTGCCGGCGCCGCCATCCAGGCCGGTGTCGTCACGGTGGCCGACGACGTCTTCGCCCCGGCGCCCAGCCTGCTGGTGCCGAACCCGGCGAACGTCGCCGAGAAGTGGACGAACCTGCACGGCACGGTCACCGACCAGGGGCTCGGCGTCGCGAGCGTCCGGGTCAAGGCGGTCGAGTACCGGGTCGACGGCAAGTGGTACTACTACCACGCCGGCGCCTGGTGGAAGTCGGCGTCCAAGGAGACGGCCATCTCCCGGGCCGACCTGCTCACCGCCGCCGTCAGCGGCAACCTGTGGTCCGTGCGGGTGCACGGGGTGGCCACCGGCACGCTGCGGATCAGCTACAGCGCGGTGGACAGGGCGGGTAACACCTCGCCCGGTTACGTCGTGAACCAGAAGCTGACCAGGTAATCCGGTTTCTGCGGAGGCCCCCGTCGCGATCGCGACGGGGGCCTCTTCCTAGGGGAAATGCTTCAGGAACGCGGTGAGCGCCGGATTCGGTCGCTCCTGCCAGACCAGCGCGAGCAGCGCCGGGACGTCGGCGCCGTCGATCGGGACGGCGGTCAGATCCGGGTGCGCGGCCGCCATCGACTCGCTGAGCACCGCGACACCCAGCCCGCGCCGGGTCAGACCGGCGACCGTGTCCGGCGAGGTCGCGACGAGCGCGACCGCCGACCGCCCCGGGGTGCTGCGGTCCAGCGCGTCACGGATGCCGGTCCCCACCGGGAGGCAGATCACGGGGTACGCCGACAGCAGGCTGATCGGCACGCCCGGGCTCCCGGCGAGGTCGCTGGTGGGTGGCACCAGGGCCACGAGCCGTTCCCGGATCAGCACCCGGGTGGCCAGATGCTCGGGCGGAACGCCGGCCAGCCCGGCCAGCGCCACGTCCAGACTGCCCGTGCGGACGCCGGCGACCAACTGATCCGAGTTGGCCTCGGCCAGCTCCAGCTCGATGCCGGGGTGCTCGGCATGGAAGGCGGCGAGCGCGTCGAACAGCGGCGCCACCTCGCAGCCGATCACCATGCCGATCGTCAGCCGGCCCCGGATGAGGCCCTTGACCTCGTCGATCGCGTCGCGCAGGTCGAGCGTGGAGTCGAGGGCGGCGCGGGCGTGGCGCAGCGCCACCGAGCCGGCGTCGGTGAGCCGGGCGGTGCGGCCGCTGCGGATGAACAGCTCGGCGCCGAGCTCGTGCTCCAGGGCCTTGATCTGGGCGCTGACCCCGGATTGCGTGATGTGCACCCGCTGGGCGGCGCGGGTGAAGCTGCCGGTCTCGGCGACCGCGACGAAGTACTCCAGCTGACGCAGATCCATGAGTGGCGATTGTAGCTGCCATCAAAACTATGCGTTGGACTTGTGGACCGGCGCGGAGGAGGGTGAAGACATGACTTCTTCCGAGAAAGCCTTCCAGCCCGAGGACCTCACCCGGCTCTTCGTCGAGCGGGCCAACGCGAAGGATGCCGAGGGCCTCGCCCTGCTCTACGAGGAGGACGCGGTGATGGCCTATCCGCCCGGCAGCCAGACGGTCGGGCGCGCCGCCATCCAGAAGCTGTGGGCGGAGCTGTTGCCCAAGATGCCGCGGTTCGAGCCGGAGCCGCCGCTGCCCACGCTGATCAGCGGCGACCTGGCCCTCACCGCGACCCCGCCGAAAGACGGCGCCGGGGCGAGGGCACAGGTGGTCCGCCGTCAGGCCGACGGCTCGTGGCTGCGGGTCCTCGACCACCCGGAGATGCGGCCCGGCCAGCAGGCCTAGATGGCCAGGCGCTGCCCCACCGACAGGCGGTTCGGGCTGCTCAGCCGCTTCGCATTGGTGCGGTAAAGGGCGCGCCAGCCGCCCCTGACGTGGTAACGGCTCGCGATCCGGGACAGGGTGTCCCCGCGCCTCACCACGTAGGTGTGGCTCGCCCGCAGCGGCGTTGTGTAGGACGCCAGGCGGTACGGGCTCACCGAGGTCGTCCGGTGTGCCCTGGTGAGGCCGCGGCGACCGCAGGTGGGCCAGGCGCCGATGCCCTGGTGGCGCAGCACCCGCTCGGCGATCAGGATCTGCTCACTCTTGGAGGCGAGGTTCGCGGTGGAGCCGTACCGGGTGCCGCCGTGTGCCCGCCAGGTGCTGCGGCTGAACTGCAGGCCGCCGTAATAGCCGTTCCCGGTGTTGATGCCCCAGTTGCCGCTCGACTCGCACTTGGCGACCGCGTCCCAGTTGACGTCCGCGGCGGCTGCGCTGGCCGGGGAGGCCCCGGTGGCGAGCAGTCCGACCGTGCCGGCCAGGCCGGCGATGGCGATGCCGAGAGCCCGCTTGAAACCGGGGCGGGCGTTCGGGAGTGCGATGAGATGGATTCTGGCCCGCCGCACCTCGGTGCGCCGGTGCCTTCCGGGTCCTGCGGTGCTCTCCGTGACGAGTCCGGCGGTGGCCGGAGCCTGCGCGAGCCGGTTCAGGGCACGCGGGGACTGGGCTCGCCGGGACAGGACACGACGAACCCGCTGGTTCAGGTGAAGCATGAAGTTTTCCCTCCACGCCTGCGAGGTGAGCTGTCGGGTTCGGGCCGAGGAGCCCGGCCGCACGGGTGCGGCTTCACCCCGAGGCTCGTCCATGCGTTCCGGGAACTCCGGCTCGTGGACGTGCCGAGGAACTGGTGGGTCCCCCGCTCCATGCCTGTGGGTTGTTGACCGTGACCGGCAGGCAGGACTCGGCGTTCCAGTCACGGTGTCCGCGATGGTGCGGACTTGCCGACGGTAGTCACCGCCTTACAGGAATGACCAGGCCTGTAAGCACAGCCGGTGACGTTGTTCACCCAAATTAGCCGCTTTGATCTTCCTTTGTGTGGATAACTCCACGAGTTTTTCGATCGCGTCACGACTTGCCGCCATCGTGGTCAGCCGGACGGGGGAAAGTCCGAAGTCATGGTTAGAGCCCGGTCCGCAGTGGGTAAAGAGAATCCGCTGACGCTGATTTCGGCTGCCAGCCACGGTTTTCCGGGCTTTGTTACCGGCGGGTGTACCCACCGCCCGGCCCGGGGTGCACAATCTCCGACCATGAGCGATCGTTCACGCGACTACGAGGTCATCGTCTACGGTGCGACCGGATTCGTCGGCGCGCTGGTGGCGCGTCACCTCGCCGGGCACGCACCGGCCGGCACCCGGATCGCGCTGGCCGGGCGCTCACCGGCGAAGCTGGAAGCGGTGAAAACCAGGCTCGGCGTCGACTGGCCGATCGTGGTGGCCGACGCCGGCGACCCCGACGCGATGGCCACCCTGGCCGGCCGGGCCCACGTCATCATCACCACCGTCGGCCCGTATGCGAAGTACGGCCGGGCTCTCGCGCACGCCTGCGCCGCGGCGGGTACCGACTACGTCGACCTGACCGGTGAGGTGCTGTTCGCCCGCGACAGCATCGACGAGAACCACGAACTCGCCCGCGGCACCGGTGCGCGGATCGTGCACTCCTGCGGCTTCGACTCCATTCCGTCCGACATCGGCGTGCACGTCCTGCACCAGCAGGTCGTCGCGGACGGCGCCGGCGAACTAACCGACACCACACTGGTCGTCACCAGCATGCACGGCGGGGTCAGCGGCGGCACCATCGATTCGATGCGCAACCAGGTCGACGTGATGAAAAAGGATCCGTCACTGCGGCGCGTCGCCGGCAGCCCGTACTCGCTCAGCCCCGACCGGCAGGCCGAGCCCAAACTGGGCCGGCAGAGTGACATGGACACCATCCCGGCCTCCGAAGTGGACCCGAAACTCCGCGGGCGGCTGGCACCCTTCGTGATGGCCTCCTACAACACCCGGGTGGTGCGACGGAGCAACGCGTTGCGGGGTTGGGCGTACGGCCGCGCCTTCAAATATCGCGAAGCGATGAGCGTCGGGGCGTCGCCGCTCTCCCCGGTCCTGGCGGCCGGCATCAA
Protein-coding regions in this window:
- a CDS encoding LysR family transcriptional regulator, translating into MDLRQLEYFVAVAETGSFTRAAQRVHITQSGVSAQIKALEHELGAELFIRSGRTARLTDAGSVALRHARAALDSTLDLRDAIDEVKGLIRGRLTIGMVIGCEVAPLFDALAAFHAEHPGIELELAEANSDQLVAGVRTGSLDVALAGLAGVPPEHLATRVLIRERLVALVPPTSDLAGSPGVPISLLSAYPVICLPVGTGIRDALDRSTPGRSAVALVATSPDTVAGLTRRGLGVAVLSESMAAAHPDLTAVPIDGADVPALLALVWQERPNPALTAFLKHFP
- a CDS encoding nuclear transport factor 2 family protein, whose protein sequence is MTSSEKAFQPEDLTRLFVERANAKDAEGLALLYEEDAVMAYPPGSQTVGRAAIQKLWAELLPKMPRFEPEPPLPTLISGDLALTATPPKDGAGARAQVVRRQADGSWLRVLDHPEMRPGQQA
- a CDS encoding transglycosylase family protein, translating into MLHLNQRVRRVLSRRAQSPRALNRLAQAPATAGLVTESTAGPGRHRRTEVRRARIHLIALPNARPGFKRALGIAIAGLAGTVGLLATGASPASAAAADVNWDAVAKCESSGNWGINTGNGYYGGLQFSRSTWRAHGGTRYGSTANLASKSEQILIAERVLRHQGIGAWPTCGRRGLTRAHRTTSVSPYRLASYTTPLRASHTYVVRRGDTLSRIASRYHVRGGWRALYRTNAKRLSSPNRLSVGQRLAI
- a CDS encoding trans-acting enoyl reductase family protein — encoded protein: MSDRSRDYEVIVYGATGFVGALVARHLAGHAPAGTRIALAGRSPAKLEAVKTRLGVDWPIVVADAGDPDAMATLAGRAHVIITTVGPYAKYGRALAHACAAAGTDYVDLTGEVLFARDSIDENHELARGTGARIVHSCGFDSIPSDIGVHVLHQQVVADGAGELTDTTLVVTSMHGGVSGGTIDSMRNQVDVMKKDPSLRRVAGSPYSLSPDRQAEPKLGRQSDMDTIPASEVDPKLRGRLAPFVMASYNTRVVRRSNALRGWAYGRAFKYREAMSVGASPLSPVLAAGIKLGLGALIVGLAVPPTRYLLDRILPKPGDGPGEKTQQDGHFTMDIFTTTTTGARYRARVRAKGDPGYAATAVMLGESALALALDRDALPESEGGVLTPATGIGDALVARLRAAGMEITAYKL